In a single window of the Deltaproteobacteria bacterium genome:
- a CDS encoding UXX-star (seleno)protein family 1, giving the protein MAEETIIYGKAGUPFTDQALSAYGKKAKYLDVKSDSAKLQEMLKISGGVRQVPVIVEGDKVTIGYGGA; this is encoded by the coding sequence ATGGCGGAGGAGACTATCATTTACGGAAAAGCGGGGTGACCTTTCACAGACCAGGCCCTGTCGGCCTACGGGAAAAAGGCAAAGTACCTCGATGTGAAATCCGACAGCGCAAAATTACAGGAGATGCTCAAGATTTCCGGCGGTGTTCGGCAAGTTCCGGTCATTGTGGAGGGCGATAAAGTAACCATCGGCTACGGGGGTGCCTGA
- a CDS encoding cyclic nucleotide-binding domain-containing protein, producing MISVDLLKTFGFFKGFADGELEKFAEIATEESYKAGFQVYKKGDPAKNLYLVEEGKIIMVLESYMGTAKPPMQVTVDIVTKGDAMGWSSVVEPYVYTLGARCIDNAKVIAFDGEKLRQLLNKDSALGFKFMHATAKVIATRLTHTQIILVGERGLSVLTEM from the coding sequence ATGATTTCGGTAGATCTGTTAAAAACTTTCGGTTTTTTTAAGGGATTCGCTGATGGAGAGTTAGAGAAATTCGCTGAAATAGCCACTGAAGAGTCGTACAAAGCCGGTTTCCAGGTTTACAAGAAGGGAGATCCGGCAAAAAACCTCTACCTGGTGGAAGAGGGAAAGATTATTATGGTCTTGGAGAGTTACATGGGTACCGCTAAACCCCCCATGCAGGTCACCGTGGATATCGTCACAAAGGGAGATGCCATGGGATGGTCATCCGTTGTTGAACCGTATGTATATACCTTAGGGGCTCGATGCATTGACAATGCGAAAGTAATTGCCTTCGATGGAGAAAAACTCAGGCAATTACTAAATAAAGACAGTGCCTTAGGATTCAAGTTCATGCATGCCACTGCAAAAGTAATAGCCACCCGTCTTACCCATACCCAGATTATACTGGTTGGTGAGCGAGGTTTATCTGTCCTGACAGAAATGTAA
- a CDS encoding SH3 domain-containing protein produces MRRQNILIFLVIIFVLYGCVTVPETIRDIRDLKQDHMVYIDKSASDRDWISVEDQKKMDANYNSLYFAPWRREKPYYQIDIVERGFKKYRKNLGYGENGRKHSKSWMKNIVNNAHLENYPNSGFIGITIETADLRVLPTHKPRFFDASYSHSGYPFDTLQESSIAPNTPLFISHMTKDKAWVLVETPYAVGWMSARSVASVDNNFIKTWERGQYAVVMKDKTHLYDGGGRYFFNAPLGAMFPKMEEDAKNITLLVAVADENGKACIKTAVIPKEAATSKPLQLTILNIAKLANELINEPYGWGGLYQNRDCSAMIKDLFAPFGIWLPRHSADQAKEGGTFIDLQKLSPEEKELMILKHGIPYLTLIWRRGHIMLYIGSYQGKALIFHNLWGVRTRDLLGREGRRIVGHAAITTLNPGSEFNPSDTPGGDYLKGILGMTVLLNPQNPEIVKQ; encoded by the coding sequence ATGAGACGGCAAAATATACTCATATTCTTAGTAATTATTTTTGTTTTGTATGGTTGCGTTACTGTCCCTGAGACGATCAGAGACATCCGGGACCTCAAACAGGATCACATGGTTTACATCGATAAATCTGCTTCCGATCGCGATTGGATAAGTGTCGAAGATCAAAAAAAAATGGACGCCAATTATAATTCTCTCTATTTTGCTCCATGGCGCCGGGAGAAACCCTATTATCAGATAGACATTGTCGAGAGAGGATTTAAGAAGTACAGAAAAAATTTAGGGTATGGTGAAAATGGAAGAAAACATTCGAAATCATGGATGAAAAATATAGTAAACAATGCCCACCTGGAAAATTATCCGAATAGCGGCTTCATAGGTATTACCATTGAAACTGCTGATTTACGAGTTCTGCCCACGCATAAGCCCCGCTTTTTTGATGCAAGCTATTCACATAGTGGATATCCTTTCGATACCCTGCAAGAGTCGTCTATTGCCCCCAATACACCCCTTTTTATATCCCATATGACAAAGGATAAGGCATGGGTTTTAGTCGAAACGCCCTATGCCGTGGGGTGGATGTCAGCAAGAAGTGTGGCCTCCGTGGATAACAATTTTATAAAGACCTGGGAAAGGGGTCAGTATGCGGTTGTCATGAAGGATAAAACCCATCTCTATGATGGAGGCGGCCGTTATTTTTTTAATGCACCATTAGGCGCAATGTTTCCAAAAATGGAGGAAGATGCGAAAAACATCACGCTGTTGGTGGCTGTGGCGGATGAAAACGGCAAGGCATGCATCAAAACTGCTGTTATACCAAAAGAAGCGGCAACATCAAAACCTCTGCAATTAACCATTTTAAATATTGCGAAACTTGCCAACGAACTGATCAATGAACCCTATGGCTGGGGAGGCTTGTATCAGAACAGGGACTGTTCGGCCATGATCAAGGACCTGTTTGCCCCTTTCGGAATCTGGTTACCAAGGCATTCAGCCGATCAGGCAAAAGAGGGAGGGACATTCATAGACCTTCAGAAACTTTCTCCGGAAGAAAAAGAATTGATGATTCTCAAGCACGGCATACCGTATCTGACCCTGATATGGCGCAGAGGGCACATTATGCTGTACATCGGGAGCTATCAGGGTAAGGCACTCATATTTCATAATTTATGGGGAGTCAGAACGAGGGATTTGCTGGGCAGGGAAGGCAGAAGAATAGTCGGCCATGCAGCCATAACAACGCTTAATCCGGGAAGTGAATTCAATCCTAGTGATACTCCCGGGGGTGATTATTTGAAGGGTATTTTGGGTATGACTGTATTGCTAAACCCCCAAAATCCGGAAATAGTCAAACAGTAA
- a CDS encoding acetate--CoA ligase family protein has protein sequence MNNLNAIFSPESVAIVGASNTPGKVGHDIFANILSGHYQGTLYPVNPKARSILSVKAYPSISEIPDSVDLAIMILPPMASLAAIEEGIKKGIKGFVIVSAGFREVGGEGLEIEERMVSVCREAGVRLVGPNCLGVINPLPTVSLNASFSARMPSPGNISFISQSGALCTAVLDFAADRDIGFSKFISIGNKADVDELDLLQFFHEDPDTAVIMLYIEELRRGAEFIRTVKEITSGARPTPVLAIKSGRTKAGAMAAASHTGALAGRDAVYDAIFKQAGIIRADSIDELFDYANVFSYKQESKLGKRRRILPRGNRVAIVTNAGGPGILATDMTVSSDLVLAEFQKETIDDLASHLPLTANIHNPVDVIGDASYERYENALKAVIRDDGVDGALVILTPQSMTDALGTAQAIVRVARGAGKPIICCFMGIFDVSAGVKYLQENGYPVYRFPENAAKAFGVIYRYAHWLQREHLPQFTLTHDSVGAANIIAQFLAQGKTHLDGLDSVEILKCYGFNVLPAHLAKSEDEAAEYAEGMTFPVVMKITSEQILHKTDVCGVALGIRSKEEAKAAFREIIENAGKFRPDAEVDGVMVQKMAMQGEEIILGMNRTHFGPLLMFGLGGIFVEVFQDVVFRLAPILRNEAHRMIQEIKGYKLLTGFRGRPKADIEAIEKAVVSLSSLVFNHPEIKEMDINPLIVHGEGQGTTVADCRIILEATGNSIKQ, from the coding sequence ATGAACAATCTTAATGCTATTTTTTCGCCGGAATCCGTTGCCATTGTAGGCGCCTCCAACACACCGGGAAAGGTAGGGCATGATATTTTTGCCAATATCTTGAGCGGCCACTATCAGGGTACACTGTATCCGGTCAATCCCAAGGCCAGGTCAATTCTCAGTGTCAAAGCATATCCTTCGATCAGTGAAATACCTGATAGCGTGGATCTCGCAATAATGATTCTCCCACCCATGGCTTCCCTTGCCGCAATAGAAGAGGGTATAAAAAAAGGGATAAAGGGATTTGTCATTGTCTCGGCAGGTTTTCGGGAAGTCGGAGGTGAAGGGCTTGAAATTGAAGAAAGGATGGTCTCTGTCTGCAGAGAGGCGGGGGTTCGACTTGTCGGTCCCAACTGCCTCGGTGTGATTAATCCCCTTCCAACCGTCAGTTTGAATGCCAGTTTCTCCGCCCGTATGCCGTCACCCGGCAATATTTCTTTTATTTCCCAGAGCGGAGCGTTATGTACGGCAGTCCTCGATTTTGCCGCAGACAGGGATATCGGTTTTTCAAAGTTTATCTCCATAGGCAACAAGGCGGATGTCGATGAACTGGATCTTTTGCAGTTCTTTCACGAGGATCCTGATACGGCGGTTATCATGCTTTACATAGAAGAACTGCGAAGGGGCGCCGAGTTCATAAGAACCGTAAAAGAGATTACGTCAGGGGCGAGACCGACACCGGTTTTGGCCATAAAGTCGGGACGGACAAAAGCAGGCGCCATGGCTGCGGCTTCTCATACGGGCGCTTTAGCCGGAAGGGACGCAGTATACGATGCTATCTTCAAGCAGGCCGGCATCATCCGGGCTGACTCCATTGATGAGCTTTTTGATTATGCAAACGTTTTTTCCTACAAGCAGGAGAGCAAACTGGGAAAACGGAGAAGAATACTGCCAAGAGGAAACCGTGTTGCCATTGTCACCAATGCAGGAGGACCGGGGATACTGGCAACGGACATGACGGTGTCATCCGACCTTGTCCTTGCCGAATTCCAGAAAGAAACGATTGATGATCTTGCAAGCCACCTGCCGTTGACAGCGAACATTCACAATCCCGTCGATGTCATCGGAGATGCATCCTACGAGCGCTACGAGAATGCGCTCAAGGCAGTGATCAGGGACGACGGGGTCGACGGGGCCCTCGTTATCCTGACACCCCAATCCATGACGGATGCCCTCGGTACGGCACAGGCCATTGTACGGGTTGCGAGAGGAGCCGGGAAACCGATCATATGCTGCTTCATGGGTATATTCGATGTTTCTGCCGGTGTGAAATATCTTCAGGAGAATGGTTACCCCGTTTACAGGTTTCCGGAAAACGCGGCAAAGGCGTTCGGAGTAATTTACCGATATGCCCACTGGCTGCAAAGAGAACATCTCCCGCAGTTTACCCTGACACACGATAGTGTTGGGGCGGCAAACATTATTGCACAGTTTCTTGCTCAAGGGAAAACACATCTGGATGGGTTGGACAGCGTTGAAATTTTGAAGTGTTACGGATTTAATGTCCTGCCGGCGCATCTGGCGAAAAGTGAGGATGAGGCTGCAGAGTACGCGGAAGGCATGACTTTCCCGGTCGTTATGAAGATTACTTCCGAGCAGATCCTCCATAAGACGGATGTATGTGGGGTTGCCTTAGGAATCAGAAGCAAAGAGGAGGCAAAGGCAGCCTTTCGTGAAATAATTGAGAATGCGGGGAAGTTCAGGCCGGATGCCGAAGTTGACGGAGTTATGGTTCAGAAAATGGCCATGCAGGGGGAAGAAATAATTCTCGGCATGAATCGAACTCATTTCGGTCCCTTGCTGATGTTCGGCCTCGGCGGAATCTTTGTTGAGGTTTTTCAGGATGTGGTGTTTCGTCTCGCGCCGATATTGAGAAACGAGGCCCATAGAATGATTCAAGAGATTAAGGGATATAAGCTCCTTACGGGATTTAGAGGGCGTCCGAAAGCGGATATTGAAGCG